From the genome of Argentina anserina chromosome 4, drPotAnse1.1, whole genome shotgun sequence, one region includes:
- the LOC126792107 gene encoding LOW QUALITY PROTEIN: uncharacterized protein LOC126792107 (The sequence of the model RefSeq protein was modified relative to this genomic sequence to represent the inferred CDS: inserted 2 bases in 2 codons; deleted 1 base in 1 codon): MEVHQPSSSDELDKECSILLELAESDPLFNKKKKLLQDNRFNPKERVCVNRSSDPNWLSTSLTLMLRIARIIKLDEVELYFGGEEQMDSYSPRNELETLNSILQLVESSISDACEMQKDILQELRDSTVDKICQFAEXNSLKTTIVEGQNSDKEKQLLQWGETYGVKTRLQIAYVEGADRGARAREDLKVGDTALEIPTSLIISEELVQKTDMYQILEKLDNIASETMLLLWGMKERHNTDSQYKIYFDTLPEDFHTDSATNTMKFRLSKPCSAGQECCLSYGNLSTSHLVTFYGFLPQAYNPYDVIPLDIGCAKDDSTEDGSTSEWTNHMVRGTWFSNNWNIFYYGLTSPXLDCLRRARSPMLLTKSLLPENLKNEIEILEDRLAIFNDMMDSPGDADLDDRKNTNWDVKLAVDFKFLQRGIVSSILTSCHKGLDLVKHELSKMHV; this comes from the exons ATGGAGGTCCATCAA CCCTCGTCATCTGATGAGTTGGATAAGGAGTGCTCAATTCTACTTGAGCTAGCGGAAAGTGACCCTCTTTTTAACAAAAAGAAG AAACTGCTACAAGATAACAGATTTAATCCGAAGGAACGAGTATGCGTAAACAGGTCATCAGATCCTAATTGGCTCAGTACCTCCTTGACACTAATGCTTCGGATAGCACGGATCATAAAACTTGACGAG GTAGAGCTTTATTTTGGGGGAGAAGAACAGATGGACTCATATAGTCCCAGGAATGAGCTGGAA ACCCTCAATTCTATTCTTCAGCTTGTGGAAAGTTCAATCTCTGATGCATGTGAAATGCAAAAGGATATCCTGCAAGAATTACGTGATAGTACTGTTGATAAGATTTGTCAGTTTGCTG GAAACAGTTTGAAGACTACAATTGTAGAAGGCCAGAACTCTGATAAAGAAAAGCAATTGCTGCAATGGGGTGAAACCTATGGTGTCAAGACAAGGTTGCAGATAGCTT ATGTTGAAGGGGCTGATAGAGGAGCTAGAGCTAGAGAAGATCTAAAAGTTGGAGATACTGCTTTGGAGATCCCGACATCGTTAATAATTTCTGAGGAGCTTGTCCAGAAAACTGACATG TATCAGATATTAGAGAAGCTGGACAACATTGCCTCTGAGACTATGTTGTTGTTGTGGGGCATGAAGGAGAGGCACAATACTGATTCACAATACAAGATCTACTTTGACACACTGCCAGAGGATTTTCATACTG ATTCTGCAACCAATACCATGAAATTCCGTCTGTCAAAACCTTGCAGTGCTGGACAAGAATGTTGCCTTAGCTACGGAAACCTCTCCACTTCTCATCTAGTTACCTTTTATGGCTTCTTACCACAAGCATACAACCCTTATGATGTGATTCCACTTG ATATTGGTTGTGCCAAAGATGATTCTACTGAAGATGGCTCGACATCTGAATGGACAAATCACATGGTGCGAGGTACTTGGTTCTCAAATAACTGGAATATTTTCTATTACGGCCTGACCTCCC TTTTGGACTGCCTAAGGAGAGCTCGGAGTCCCATGCTGCTGACCAAGAGCCTT CTGCCAGAAAACTTGAAgaatgaaattgaaatcctCGAAGATCGTCTCGCAATCTTCAATGACATGATGGATAGCCCTGGTGATGCAGACCTTGATGACAG AAAAAACACTAATTGGGATGTAAAGCTGGCAGTGGACTTCAAATTTCTACAAAGAGGTATTGTATCTTCGATTTTAACGTCATGTCATAAAGGTCTCGATTTGGTGAAACACGAACTGTCTAAAATGCATGTCTGA